A region from the Streptomyces lydicus genome encodes:
- a CDS encoding phage tail protein, whose amino-acid sequence MSTPTPPVLEDGLRNDYIRKQLMQAVYAADYSAAVVATPFNSSDGTLTAIPTGYVPVGYTTDDGVTFTGDLSMADVTSSQAVEPTRSDVESDVLSAQYAAQETNQATVALFEGLPLSGTGALPTIGSAWQWDRPATPKNPYRRLLFIGLDYNDSGEEIYVIKFFPRARLTSRDDEQWARSTETQRPVTFTAYRDPVLKTPCRNWIDGPGWRSFAPPSGG is encoded by the coding sequence ATGTCCACACCGACCCCGCCGGTCCTCGAAGACGGGCTCAGGAACGACTACATCCGCAAGCAGCTCATGCAGGCTGTTTACGCCGCGGACTACTCGGCGGCTGTCGTCGCGACCCCGTTCAACTCGTCCGACGGCACCCTTACGGCGATCCCTACCGGCTACGTCCCGGTCGGCTACACCACCGACGACGGGGTTACGTTCACCGGTGATCTGTCGATGGCCGACGTCACCTCGTCGCAGGCGGTCGAGCCGACCCGTTCCGACGTCGAGTCGGACGTGCTCAGCGCGCAGTACGCGGCACAGGAAACCAATCAGGCGACGGTCGCGCTCTTCGAGGGGCTGCCGCTGTCGGGCACAGGTGCACTGCCGACGATCGGCTCGGCGTGGCAGTGGGACCGCCCCGCGACGCCGAAGAACCCCTACCGCCGGCTGCTCTTCATCGGCCTCGACTACAACGACAGCGGCGAAGAGATCTACGTGATCAAGTTCTTCCCGCGGGCCCGACTCACCTCGCGCGATGACGAGCAGTGGGCGCGCAGCACCGAGACGCAGCGACCGGTGACGTTCACCGCGTATCGCGATCCCGTGCTCAAGACCCCGTGCCGCAACTGGATCGATGGGCCCGGCTGGAGGTCGTTCGCTCCCCCGTCCGGCGGCTGA
- a CDS encoding major capsid protein gives MLINTDYITPAELTGYVRAGEADRAANQFTLARWLPNNPIDDLEYRFTRGGEGLIEAASFRSYDTESQIAARPGITRVSGELPPISRKLRLNEYDRLRQRRLGGQVRNALMRDALRMTRAVSARMELARGEVLYKGKLELAENGIVATVDFGRKVSHTVVAATAWTNPAAEILADLMAWKATYIATNGEAPGAIVTSDRVVALMMRNDELRALVYAGGVSQPSVISVASINSVLQAYSLPPISTYEAQVRVNGTATRIIPDDRVLLLPAAGDANDPESTDLGATLWGTTAESLDGDYGIEDGEEPGIVSGVYAEKDPPALWTKAAAIGLPVLANPDLTFCADVA, from the coding sequence GTGCTGATCAACACCGACTACATCACCCCCGCCGAGCTCACCGGCTACGTGCGCGCCGGCGAGGCCGACCGCGCAGCGAATCAGTTCACGCTCGCCCGGTGGCTGCCGAACAATCCGATTGATGACCTTGAATACCGCTTCACCCGGGGTGGCGAGGGGCTGATCGAGGCGGCGTCGTTCCGGTCGTACGACACCGAGTCGCAGATCGCTGCGCGGCCCGGGATCACCCGCGTCTCCGGTGAACTGCCGCCGATCTCCCGCAAGCTGCGGCTCAACGAGTACGACCGGCTGCGGCAGCGTCGCCTCGGCGGACAGGTGCGCAACGCGCTCATGCGTGACGCACTGCGCATGACACGGGCGGTGTCCGCGCGTATGGAACTCGCCCGCGGCGAGGTGCTCTACAAGGGCAAGCTCGAACTCGCCGAGAACGGCATCGTCGCGACCGTCGACTTCGGCAGGAAGGTGTCGCACACAGTCGTCGCTGCAACCGCGTGGACGAACCCGGCCGCCGAGATCCTCGCCGATCTCATGGCGTGGAAGGCGACTTACATCGCGACCAACGGCGAGGCGCCCGGCGCCATCGTCACGAGCGATCGAGTCGTCGCGCTGATGATGCGGAATGACGAACTGCGCGCCCTGGTGTACGCGGGCGGCGTCTCGCAGCCTTCGGTGATCAGTGTCGCCTCGATCAACTCGGTTCTACAGGCGTACTCGCTCCCGCCGATCTCGACGTACGAGGCGCAGGTGCGGGTCAACGGAACCGCGACCCGGATCATCCCCGACGACCGCGTGCTGCTGCTGCCGGCCGCCGGCGACGCCAACGACCCGGAGTCGACCGACCTCGGCGCCACGTTGTGGGGCACGACTGCCGAGTCTCTCGACGGCGATTACGGGATCGAGGACGGCGAAGAGCCGGGCATCGTCTCGGGTGTCTACGCGGAGAAGGACCCGCCGGCGCTCTGGACGAAGGCGGCGGCGATCGGGCTGCCCGTGCTCGCGAACCCCGACCTGACGTTCTGCGCCGACGTCGCCTGA
- a CDS encoding head decoration protein, whose product MNLTTTTETFGQDDQSWLASAHGTSNARTITLDTSAFTPATHYPNGYFPSGLPLGRITATGLFGPYDNTAADGRETLVGHLFTAVKSPTVNTIDPQGALFWHGGVVEAKLPRPVDAAGKTDVAGRITYF is encoded by the coding sequence ATGAACCTCACCACCACGACCGAGACCTTCGGTCAAGACGATCAGTCGTGGCTCGCGTCCGCGCACGGAACGAGCAACGCGAGGACGATCACCCTCGACACCTCGGCGTTCACGCCGGCCACGCACTACCCGAACGGCTACTTCCCGAGCGGTCTGCCCCTGGGGCGGATCACCGCGACCGGGCTGTTCGGACCGTATGACAACACCGCGGCCGACGGTCGCGAGACCCTCGTCGGTCACCTCTTCACCGCGGTGAAGTCGCCGACCGTCAACACCATCGACCCGCAGGGCGCTCTCTTCTGGCACGGCGGCGTCGTCGAGGCCAAGCTGCCGCGCCCCGTCGACGCTGCCGGGAAGACGGACGTCGCCGGCCGGATCACCTACTTCTGA
- a CDS encoding phage portal protein, whose product MLSDEVDSPDWWLLRLGRQMRDRTSELDTWWDYYRGRHPLPELPRNVGEAFRAFQRKSRTNFMGTVANAPVHRLRALGVTDGEGNPDDDAARWWQLNRLDSRQKQVYRTALTQSVGYMIVGPHPTRVEDNARPSPLITAETPRECIVEHDPATGERRAGLKAWYDDVERVGRATLYLPDVLVRYKTKERGPGRLPWGRQAWEQDGDEQEHDLGGLPMVDFPCRPELGEDPEPEFAGVIDIQDRLNLGVLNRMTAARYSAFRQKYVTGHKFRKRVDPLTGLEVVEQPFVPSPSAVWASEGEATRFGQLDATDLSGFLKEHEADIRNLLLISNTPAYYFATDLVNISADTVQALDVLHLAKVGEHMAFFGEAIEDVFTLCARQAGVERDFTEAEVRWQDPRQLNPAVLADAAVKKKGIGYPLGVLAEDMGESPQRVRRITAGAAADALLGASLLPTAAPQQQPAAGTGTGGTA is encoded by the coding sequence ATGCTGAGTGACGAGGTCGACTCTCCCGACTGGTGGCTGCTTCGTCTCGGGCGACAGATGCGTGATCGTACGTCCGAGCTCGACACGTGGTGGGACTACTACCGAGGGCGACACCCGTTGCCCGAGCTGCCGCGGAACGTCGGCGAGGCGTTCCGGGCGTTCCAGCGCAAGAGCCGTACCAACTTCATGGGCACGGTGGCGAACGCTCCCGTGCACAGGTTGCGGGCGTTGGGGGTCACCGACGGCGAGGGGAACCCGGACGACGACGCCGCCCGGTGGTGGCAGCTCAACCGGCTCGACAGCCGGCAGAAGCAGGTGTACCGAACTGCCCTTACGCAGTCGGTCGGCTACATGATCGTCGGGCCGCACCCGACCCGGGTCGAGGACAACGCCCGGCCGTCGCCGCTCATCACCGCCGAGACGCCGCGCGAGTGCATCGTCGAGCACGACCCGGCGACCGGCGAGCGTCGAGCCGGGCTCAAGGCTTGGTACGACGACGTCGAGCGGGTCGGCCGGGCAACGCTGTACCTGCCCGACGTGCTCGTGCGGTACAAGACGAAGGAGCGCGGGCCCGGCCGGCTGCCATGGGGCCGGCAGGCATGGGAGCAAGACGGCGACGAGCAAGAGCACGACCTCGGCGGTCTGCCGATGGTCGACTTCCCGTGCCGGCCCGAGCTCGGCGAGGACCCCGAGCCCGAGTTCGCCGGCGTGATCGACATTCAGGACCGGCTCAACCTGGGTGTACTCAACCGGATGACCGCGGCCCGGTACTCAGCCTTCCGGCAGAAGTACGTCACCGGCCACAAGTTCCGGAAGCGCGTCGACCCGCTCACCGGGCTCGAAGTCGTCGAGCAGCCCTTCGTCCCCTCGCCCTCGGCGGTGTGGGCGAGCGAAGGCGAGGCGACGCGGTTCGGGCAGCTCGACGCGACCGACTTGAGCGGATTTCTGAAAGAGCACGAGGCCGATATCCGAAACCTGTTGCTGATCAGCAACACCCCCGCGTACTACTTCGCGACCGACCTCGTGAACATCAGCGCCGACACGGTGCAGGCACTCGACGTGCTGCACCTCGCGAAGGTCGGCGAACACATGGCGTTTTTCGGCGAGGCGATCGAGGACGTCTTCACCCTGTGTGCGCGGCAGGCCGGCGTCGAGCGCGACTTCACCGAGGCCGAGGTGCGTTGGCAGGACCCGCGGCAGCTCAACCCGGCCGTGCTCGCCGACGCCGCGGTAAAGAAGAAGGGGATCGGCTACCCGCTCGGCGTGCTCGCCGAGGATATGGGCGAGTCGCCGCAGCGCGTGCGGCGTATCACCGCGGGCGCCGCGGCCGACGCACTGCTCGGCGCCTCACTGCTACCGACCGCTGCGCCGCAGCAGCAGCCGGCGGCCGGCACGGGGACCGGTGGGACAGCGTGA
- a CDS encoding Terminase — MHGPGDIQGRPLDPDSPDGVPLDDELAALTVDAYALDGSGRRLYDSTFFSRAKGRDKSGTAGRFVLFEAFGPCRFAGWAEGGERFRWRDFEYRYEPGEPMGRLVTYPFIRCLATEEGQAGNTYDNVLYNLTDGPLGEDLPSDAAGVTRVILPDGGEIVPSTASNAAKDGGKETFVVFDETHLYVLPELRRMYATVRRNMAKRKEASPWSLETSTMYAPGEGSVAEETHTLAKLIREGKTRRERLLFDHRQAPEGIDLTDEAAVRSALGESYGDFAAVMDLDRIVDEIFDPRNSPSDSRRYFFNLAEAAADAWLAEPELIAVSDLDKVIADGDMITLGFDGSRKRSRKVTDATALIGCRVADGHLFELGVWEQPAGAAGENWEVPKAEVLAAVESAFDRYRVVGMFADPAKWQEHVTGWEARYGTQLAVKATRDHPVEWWMTGGRAIHIVRATQRLLDAILEREVSYDGSYALTRHFLNARRRDGRTGIQIMKENPDSPRKIDAAVASILAFEARSQAVAKGLAEEAAPMGGFTF; from the coding sequence GTGCACGGGCCCGGGGACATCCAGGGGCGCCCCCTCGATCCCGACTCCCCCGACGGCGTTCCCCTCGACGATGAGCTCGCGGCGCTCACGGTCGACGCCTACGCCCTCGACGGGTCCGGTCGTCGGCTGTACGACTCGACGTTCTTCTCTCGGGCGAAGGGGCGCGACAAGTCGGGTACGGCCGGGCGCTTCGTACTCTTCGAGGCGTTCGGGCCGTGTCGGTTCGCCGGGTGGGCCGAGGGCGGCGAACGGTTCCGGTGGCGCGACTTCGAGTACCGCTATGAGCCGGGCGAACCAATGGGTCGGCTCGTCACGTACCCGTTCATCCGGTGCCTTGCCACCGAGGAAGGGCAGGCCGGCAACACCTACGACAATGTTCTGTACAACCTCACCGACGGGCCGCTCGGCGAGGATCTGCCGAGCGACGCCGCGGGCGTGACCCGAGTCATCCTTCCGGACGGCGGCGAGATCGTTCCGTCGACCGCGTCCAACGCCGCGAAGGACGGCGGGAAGGAAACGTTCGTCGTATTCGACGAGACGCACCTGTACGTGCTGCCCGAGTTGCGCCGCATGTACGCGACGGTCCGGCGCAACATGGCGAAGCGCAAAGAGGCGTCGCCGTGGTCGCTGGAGACGTCGACGATGTACGCCCCGGGCGAGGGGTCCGTCGCCGAGGAGACACACACGCTCGCGAAGCTCATCCGGGAAGGCAAGACCCGGCGCGAGCGGCTGCTCTTTGATCACCGGCAGGCGCCCGAGGGCATCGACCTCACCGACGAGGCTGCGGTGCGCTCGGCGCTCGGCGAGTCGTACGGCGACTTCGCCGCCGTGATGGATCTCGATCGCATCGTCGATGAGATCTTCGACCCGCGGAACTCGCCGAGCGACAGCCGGCGGTACTTCTTCAACCTCGCCGAAGCGGCCGCCGACGCATGGCTCGCCGAACCCGAGCTGATCGCCGTGAGCGACCTCGACAAGGTCATCGCCGACGGCGACATGATCACGCTCGGTTTCGACGGCTCGCGCAAGCGCTCGCGGAAGGTGACCGACGCGACCGCCCTGATCGGCTGCCGCGTCGCCGACGGGCACCTCTTCGAGCTCGGCGTGTGGGAGCAGCCGGCCGGCGCCGCGGGTGAGAACTGGGAGGTGCCGAAGGCCGAAGTACTCGCCGCGGTCGAGAGCGCCTTCGATCGGTACCGGGTCGTCGGCATGTTCGCTGACCCGGCGAAGTGGCAGGAGCACGTGACCGGTTGGGAAGCCCGGTACGGCACGCAGCTCGCGGTCAAGGCGACCCGCGATCACCCCGTCGAGTGGTGGATGACCGGCGGCCGCGCGATTCACATCGTGCGGGCAACGCAGCGCCTACTCGACGCGATTCTCGAACGCGAGGTCAGCTACGACGGGTCGTACGCCTTGACCCGGCACTTCCTCAACGCCCGTCGCCGAGACGGGCGTACGGGCATCCAGATCATGAAGGAGAACCCCGACTCGCCGCGCAAGATCGATGCCGCGGTCGCGAGCATCCTCGCCTTCGAGGCGCGGTCGCAAGCGGTCGCGAAGGGGCTCGCCGAAGAGGCTGCCCCGATGGGCGGGTTCACGTTCTGA
- a CDS encoding bifunctional DNA primase/polymerase — translation MNTRRCEHCEGHLGARHAHNALYCSGRCRVAAHRARRTLPDELTSRPRWVRRTSRKLPITVGGNTASSTDPETWSRYRDAAASTAGAGLGFVLDGDGVVCLDLDHCLYGDRLAPWAQRIVDAAGPTWVERSVSGDGLHVWGLGELPHGRRISVGTGTVELYGTGRYIAVTGDTWGNTPRRLGDLSEVIHELL, via the coding sequence ATGAACACGCGCCGCTGCGAGCACTGCGAGGGACACCTCGGCGCCCGACATGCGCACAACGCGCTGTACTGCTCGGGCCGATGCCGGGTTGCGGCGCACCGCGCCCGCCGCACCCTGCCCGACGAACTCACGAGCCGGCCCCGTTGGGTACGCCGCACCTCGCGGAAGCTGCCGATCACTGTAGGCGGGAACACGGCGAGCAGCACGGACCCCGAGACGTGGTCGCGCTACCGCGACGCCGCGGCATCGACCGCCGGCGCCGGGCTCGGGTTCGTCCTCGACGGCGACGGCGTCGTATGCCTCGACCTCGACCACTGTCTGTACGGCGACCGGCTCGCCCCCTGGGCGCAGCGCATCGTCGACGCCGCCGGCCCGACATGGGTCGAGCGATCGGTGTCCGGTGACGGGCTGCATGTCTGGGGACTTGGCGAGCTGCCGCACGGCCGGCGCATCAGCGTCGGGACCGGCACGGTCGAGCTGTACGGGACCGGCCGGTACATCGCGGTCACGGGCGACACCTGGGGCAACACGCCTCGCCGGCTCGGTGATCTGTCCGAGGTCATTCACGAACTGTTGTAG
- a CDS encoding DUF2637 domain-containing protein, translating to MKNRSRAHPTSPPEGPSRTSRFRNRIGWRIALGIISPAAAGIVAWSLYVVAHDMYGVPGFLAALVAACFDGIALACLHLASEAVREGRSALGPRLVTLLQAVISMYLNRLHAEYIGGGFGATLMFAAPTAGLLLLFDQSWAATRARHRIARGEHPMRWPVFGWLGWLLAGEQAWEATKRRAVAHVTGAGDEDEPAATGVRESGELLASEFTGMAPSKAIKIMHEARPELTLVQLADVLRQYGQEVTEVDVAIVLDRVPRPSGITVTRADAGPHHYEAPPTQHLVITVQQPEAITTAPVPAILPEPTAEGAPGPAGRPTDAPRQPEVDDTHRTERIVDEALAGAGLSKADAVRRIRNALPSLNAVQVAQQMTRHGFETTDGYVRTVNSRDANKPKAEQQPRPKREQIGPYL from the coding sequence GTGAAGAATCGTAGCCGGGCGCATCCGACCTCACCCCCCGAAGGACCGAGTCGCACCAGCCGCTTTCGCAATCGGATCGGGTGGCGCATCGCACTCGGGATCATTTCGCCGGCCGCCGCGGGCATCGTGGCATGGTCCCTGTACGTCGTCGCTCACGACATGTACGGCGTTCCGGGGTTCCTCGCCGCGCTCGTCGCCGCGTGCTTCGACGGCATCGCGCTCGCCTGTCTGCACCTCGCGAGCGAGGCGGTCCGCGAGGGACGCAGCGCGCTCGGGCCCCGGCTCGTGACGCTACTGCAAGCGGTGATCTCGATGTACTTGAACCGCCTGCACGCCGAGTACATCGGCGGCGGCTTCGGGGCGACGCTCATGTTTGCCGCCCCAACAGCGGGGCTGCTGTTGCTCTTCGACCAGTCGTGGGCCGCGACCCGCGCACGACACCGGATCGCGCGCGGCGAGCACCCGATGCGTTGGCCCGTGTTCGGGTGGCTCGGGTGGCTGCTCGCCGGCGAACAAGCGTGGGAGGCGACGAAGCGCCGCGCCGTCGCGCACGTGACCGGCGCCGGCGACGAGGACGAGCCGGCCGCCACCGGGGTACGCGAGTCGGGCGAGCTGCTCGCATCCGAGTTCACCGGCATGGCTCCGAGCAAGGCAATCAAGATCATGCACGAGGCCCGGCCCGAGCTCACCCTCGTGCAACTCGCCGACGTGCTGCGGCAGTACGGACAGGAAGTGACCGAGGTCGACGTCGCGATCGTCCTCGACCGCGTGCCGCGGCCGAGCGGCATCACGGTGACACGGGCTGATGCGGGACCGCATCACTACGAGGCGCCCCCTACGCAGCACCTCGTGATCACCGTGCAGCAGCCCGAAGCCATCACCACGGCGCCCGTTCCGGCCATACTGCCCGAGCCGACTGCCGAGGGTGCACCCGGCCCCGCAGGTCGGCCGACAGATGCGCCGCGGCAGCCCGAGGTCGACGACACCCATCGGACCGAGCGCATCGTCGACGAAGCACTCGCCGGGGCCGGACTGTCAAAGGCCGATGCAGTGCGGCGCATCCGTAATGCGCTGCCGAGCCTCAACGCCGTACAAGTGGCCCAGCAGATGACCCGGCACGGGTTCGAGACGACCGATGGATACGTGCGCACGGTCAACTCTCGCGACGCCAACAAGCCGAAGGCCGAGCAGCAGCCGCGACCGAAGCGCGAGCAGATCGGCCCCTATCTCTAA
- a CDS encoding zinc finger domain-containing protein, whose translation MDTQEVIRLLAEISLIDDRVVKTDETEQIAQVRLWAAALIDVPYPFAGEAVGRHYAESAWAVMPKDIAARWRTVARDRMARHAERRAPDADPDDVDGYVLALRADRSAVVTGVEPPARVRAELARVGRTLDEPAPANPRYRAAKAAMFPKRDKPAGPPELSVRCPTCGADADRPCKTLGRERVMGNTHPDRQRDHFVAQQQGASA comes from the coding sequence ATGGACACGCAGGAAGTGATCAGGCTGCTCGCCGAAATCAGCCTCATCGATGACCGGGTCGTCAAGACCGACGAGACCGAGCAGATCGCGCAGGTGCGCCTCTGGGCCGCGGCACTGATCGACGTGCCGTATCCGTTCGCCGGCGAGGCGGTCGGCCGCCACTACGCCGAGAGCGCATGGGCGGTCATGCCGAAGGACATCGCGGCACGGTGGCGCACGGTCGCCCGTGACCGGATGGCGCGGCACGCCGAACGCCGGGCGCCGGATGCCGACCCGGACGACGTCGACGGGTACGTGCTCGCACTGCGCGCCGACCGATCAGCGGTCGTCACCGGTGTCGAGCCGCCCGCCCGGGTCAGGGCAGAACTCGCCCGCGTCGGCCGGACGCTCGACGAGCCGGCCCCGGCGAACCCCCGCTATCGCGCGGCGAAGGCAGCCATGTTCCCGAAGCGCGACAAGCCGGCCGGACCGCCCGAGCTCAGCGTGCGCTGCCCGACATGCGGGGCGGACGCCGACCGCCCCTGCAAGACGCTGGGGCGAGAACGGGTCATGGGCAACACGCACCCGGACCGGCAGCGCGATCACTTCGTCGCGCAGCAGCAGGGGGCGAGCGCATGA
- a CDS encoding DNA cytosine methyltransferase codes for MTLRIGSLFSGYGGLDLGVQAVLGGEIAWHCQYDPEDKFQYAARILAHHWPGVPNLGEISAIDWQRVLDDLGPIDALLGGFPCTDLSSAGQRLGLMIGTRSGLWHYMLRAIAVLQPRLVVIENVRGILSTKARSGVEPCPCCVEYAGSEPLLRALGAVLGDLATVGFDAEWAGVRASEIGAPHERFREFVLAWPADASGPGLEGRRILGAVAEHAATAADTAHVGHERRGETRNGRTGLADGGRSAADTDGERLSTYGELPAGRIGVRQRAGNDLDGRDSTAPYTESVGWGEGRTESAGQFGRPDAAERGSEADAGAYRVGRGRGERELQPSHSDIEWGEYEPAIRRWEAILGRPHPRPTDDRGRLAAEFSEWMQGLAAGHVCSVPAAPGMSEAALRNARLKALGNGVVPLQAEAALRLLLARVLPEVPLLLGNEGAA; via the coding sequence GTGACTCTGCGGATTGGATCGCTGTTCAGCGGATACGGCGGGCTCGACCTCGGCGTGCAGGCAGTGCTCGGCGGCGAGATCGCTTGGCACTGCCAGTACGACCCCGAGGACAAGTTCCAGTACGCCGCGCGCATCCTCGCCCACCATTGGCCCGGCGTGCCGAACCTCGGCGAAATCAGCGCCATCGACTGGCAGCGCGTGCTCGACGACCTCGGGCCGATCGACGCCCTTCTCGGTGGCTTCCCTTGCACCGACCTCTCATCCGCCGGGCAACGGCTGGGACTCATGATCGGCACGCGCTCGGGCTTGTGGCACTACATGCTGCGCGCGATCGCAGTGCTACAGCCCCGATTGGTGGTGATCGAGAATGTTCGCGGCATCCTCTCAACGAAGGCACGTAGCGGAGTGGAGCCCTGCCCGTGCTGTGTGGAGTACGCAGGAAGTGAGCCTCTTCTGCGGGCACTCGGTGCCGTACTCGGCGACCTGGCCACCGTCGGGTTCGATGCGGAGTGGGCGGGCGTACGCGCTTCGGAGATCGGCGCTCCCCACGAACGTTTCCGCGAGTTCGTCCTCGCATGGCCTGCCGACGCCAGCGGCCCGGGACTGGAAGGGCGACGGATACTCGGGGCAGTTGCCGAACACGCTGCGACTGCTGCCGACACCGCGCACGTCGGACACGAACGGCGCGGGGAAACACGGAACGGGCGGACCGGACTTGCGGACGGCGGTCGCTCTGCTGCCGACACCGATGGCGAGCGACTCTCGACATACGGCGAACTACCGGCCGGACGGATCGGCGTACGGCAACGGGCAGGGAATGACCTTGACGGACGCGACTCGACTGCTCCCTACACCGAGAGCGTCGGATGGGGAGAAGGGCGGACCGAATCAGCGGGGCAGTTCGGGCGACCTGACGCTGCCGAGCGCGGCAGCGAGGCTGATGCCGGCGCCTATCGCGTCGGACGGGGTCGGGGCGAGCGAGAGCTACAGCCAAGTCACTCCGACATTGAATGGGGTGAGTACGAACCCGCGATCCGGCGTTGGGAAGCGATCCTCGGGCGCCCTCACCCCCGGCCAACTGACGATCGAGGACGTCTAGCCGCTGAGTTCTCGGAGTGGATGCAAGGGCTCGCCGCCGGGCACGTCTGCTCGGTGCCCGCCGCGCCCGGAATGAGCGAGGCAGCACTACGAAACGCCCGGCTCAAGGCGCTCGGTAACGGCGTCGTCCCTTTGCAAGCCGAGGCCGCGCTGCGCTTGCTGCTCGCTCGTGTCCTTCCCGAGGTGCCGCTGCTCCTGGGGAACGAAGGTGCGGCGTGA
- a CDS encoding phiSA1p31-related protein, translated as MIPKIRMLDLDEHALVLTMNKTGEVEVINPGMCDALAAAVLRTIADQLIAAHPPYPCTPDAEPEQQHDRPPEPVTGHGSRLDTDRKVWTDGRGHAWDLSLKWGDAAGGVWRWTGVLDRAGTPMMRATDGDGREPLDVVRSLYGPIAPLGGAA; from the coding sequence ATGATCCCCAAGATTCGAATGCTCGACCTCGACGAGCACGCCCTCGTGCTCACCATGAACAAGACCGGCGAGGTCGAGGTGATCAACCCGGGCATGTGCGACGCCCTCGCCGCCGCTGTGCTGCGCACGATCGCCGATCAGCTCATCGCGGCGCACCCGCCGTATCCGTGCACGCCGGATGCCGAGCCCGAGCAGCAGCACGACCGGCCACCCGAGCCGGTGACCGGGCACGGCAGCCGGCTCGACACCGACCGGAAGGTGTGGACGGACGGACGCGGGCACGCGTGGGACCTGTCCCTCAAGTGGGGCGACGCCGCGGGCGGCGTGTGGCGCTGGACGGGCGTGCTCGACCGGGCCGGCACGCCGATGATGCGCGCGACCGACGGCGACGGGCGTGAGCCCCTCGACGTCGTGCGGTCGCTGTACGGGCCGATCGCCCCGCTCGGCGGTGCGGCATGA
- a CDS encoding exonuclease domain-containing protein: MCAFDLETTGVDVEADRIVTAAAIRLGGGAGTEPSSWMADPGIPIPDEAAAVHGITTEHARAKGSPAVNVVDEVAQTLADALGTGVPIVGHNVAYDLTLLDRECRRHELPTLLERFTDDVLWPVLDTRVLDTHVLPYRKRPSKTQGARQLVTLAQVYELPWVEDDAHGCEYDALIAARVAYRIGTLAHMRRGDWPEPIRTERRPRFQELKGLDLEELHHLQIRLAREQAAGLETHFRKTDRTAVVDGSWPVRPWVGEAA, encoded by the coding sequence ATGTGCGCCTTCGATCTTGAGACGACGGGCGTCGACGTCGAGGCCGATCGCATCGTGACCGCCGCGGCGATCAGGCTCGGCGGCGGCGCCGGTACCGAGCCGTCGTCGTGGATGGCCGACCCCGGGATTCCGATCCCGGACGAGGCGGCCGCGGTGCACGGGATCACGACCGAGCACGCGAGGGCGAAGGGCTCGCCCGCGGTGAACGTCGTCGACGAGGTCGCGCAGACCCTCGCCGATGCCCTCGGCACCGGCGTGCCGATCGTCGGGCACAACGTCGCGTACGACCTCACACTGCTCGACCGCGAGTGCCGGCGGCACGAACTTCCCACGCTGCTCGAACGGTTCACCGACGACGTGCTGTGGCCGGTGCTCGACACGCGCGTGCTCGACACGCACGTGCTGCCGTACCGCAAGCGCCCGTCGAAGACACAGGGTGCGCGGCAGCTCGTCACCCTCGCGCAGGTCTACGAACTGCCGTGGGTCGAGGACGACGCGCACGGCTGCGAGTACGACGCGCTGATCGCCGCGCGGGTGGCGTACCGGATCGGGACGCTCGCGCACATGCGCCGCGGTGACTGGCCCGAGCCGATCCGCACTGAGCGGCGGCCGCGGTTCCAGGAGCTCAAGGGGCTCGACCTCGAAGAGCTGCATCACCTGCAAATCCGGCTCGCGCGTGAGCAAGCGGCCGGGCTCGAAACGCACTTCCGCAAGACCGACCGGACCGCAGTGGTCGACGGGTCGTGGCCGGTCCGTCCCTGGGTGGGTGAAGCTGCATGA
- a CDS encoding helix-turn-helix domain-containing protein, whose translation MTPARLHLTDSELLRLLMHWAPLGRPLTIRELAEQVGISKSKVHALLSGERTTVTPEIARRICGELSVHEGALFFKPLPTPMGEGVDEGKRHEHERAVDADAARSSQELGGHDGPIGPYRRRP comes from the coding sequence ATGACCCCTGCCCGACTTCACCTGACCGATAGCGAACTGCTGCGGCTGCTGATGCACTGGGCGCCGCTCGGCAGACCCCTGACCATAAGGGAACTCGCCGAGCAGGTCGGCATCTCGAAGAGCAAGGTTCACGCGCTGCTGTCCGGCGAGCGCACCACTGTCACACCCGAAATCGCGCGCCGCATCTGTGGCGAGCTCAGCGTGCACGAGGGGGCTCTCTTTTTTAAGCCACTGCCCACGCCCATGGGCGAGGGCGTCGATGAAGGGAAACGGCATGAACACGAACGAGCGGTCGATGCAGATGCGGCTCGCAGCTCACAAGAGCTGGGCGGGCACGACGGACCGATCGGCCCGTACCGCCGCCGCCCGTAA